In a single window of the Nicotiana tomentosiformis chromosome 10, ASM39032v3, whole genome shotgun sequence genome:
- the LOC104104244 gene encoding plant intracellular Ras-group-related LRR protein 9-like — translation MDPSPSNFPILSYVMAKLPSIGPKRPTADDFDIEQPPPHPPQSQEPHFDLAQRMPHLTDPKVVSAMRLAVAEVAQTRSVLKTLGERPDHEIVDTAKMKLAEIEANLSKHHDDEVVLSPLSPDAKEDESVKAAEKEKEEYKALISLDELHEAYEKMLKEAEEKLQRIYEAAVAGDNVAAAAADEEVTNEKGFGVEQEVNEEVVGILHEALGKGVEKIDLSGRMLRLLPEAFGKIRSLIILNLSNNQLQVIPDSIAGLENLEELHLASNILESLPDSIGLLFSLKILDVSGNKLIAVPDSISHCRSLVELDASFNQLSYLPTNIGYELVNLKRLSVSFNKLRSLPSSIGEMKSLRILDLHFNELHGLPRSIGNLTNLEILNLSSNFNDLTELPDRIGDLTNLKELDLSNNQIHELPDTFGRLDNLTKLNLDQNPLVIPPKEVVNGGAEVVKAFMIKRRLDVLMEEERQNMEEEEEQTLTSLLTRSTSWLSGVVSNVSGTVAEYLGGVRKLDPDHYLNQQL, via the exons ATGGATCCAAGCCCTAGCAATTTCCcaattctctcctatgtcatggCTAAGCTCCCCAGCATCGGCCCCAAACGACCCACCGCCGATGACTTTGACATCGAACAGCCGCCGCCGCATCCTCCGCAGTCGCAAGAACCTCATTTCGACCTTGCTCAGCGAATGCCGCATCTCACTGATCCCAAAGTCGTTTCCGCAATGCGACTTGCCGTTGCCGAAGTCGCTCAAACCCGATCCGTGCTCAAAACTCTAGGTGAACGCCCCGATCACGAGATTGTCGATACTGCAAAGATGAAACTCGCAGAAATTGAAGCCAATTTGTCCAAACATCACGACGACGAGGTTGTTTTATCTCCGCTATCACCGGATGCGAAGGAGGATGAGTCCGTAAAGGCAGCGGAGAAGGAGAAAGAGGAGTATAAGGCGTTAATATCATTGGATGAGTTACATGAGGCGTATGAGAAGATGTTGAAGGAAGCAGAGGAGAAGTTGCAGAGGATTTATGAGGCTGCTGTTGCTGGTGATAACGTGGCAGCAGCAGCAGCTGATGAGGAGGTGACAAATGAGAAGGGTTTTGGAGTCGAACAGGAAGTAAATGAGGAAGTGGTTGGGATTTTACATGAGGCGTTGGGGAAAGGTGTAGAGAAGATTGATTTATCTGGTCGGATGTTGAGGTTGTTGCCAGAAGCTTTTGGGAAGATTCGTTCTTTAATCATACTGAATTTGTCAAATAATCAACTTCAG GTAATTCCTGATTCAATTGCTGGTTTGGAAAATCTTGAGGAGCTTCATCTAGCTTCTAATATTTTGGAGTCATTGCCAGATTCCATTGGCTTGTTGTTTAGTTTGAAAATCTTAGATGTCTCTGGAAATAAGCTTATTGCAGTTCCGGATAGCATTTCCCATTGCAG GTCATTGGTGGAGTTGGATGCAAGCTTCAACCAGCTTTCTTACTTGCCAACAAACATTGGGTATGAACTAGTGAATCTGAAAAGGCTTTCAGTTTCCTTCAACAAGCTCCGTTCCCTACCCAGTTCTATTGGTGAGATGAAGTCCCTGCGCATACTAGATTTGCACTTCAATGAACTTCATGGACTTCCACGTTCAATTGGGAACTTGACAAATCTTGAGATCCTCAACCTGAGCAGCAATTTCAATGATCTAACTGAACTTCCTGACAGAATCGGTGACTTGACAAATTTAAAAGAACTTGATCTGAGCAACAACCAGATCCATGAATTGCCTGATACATTTGGCCGGCTTGACAACCTGACTAAGCTTAACTTGGACCAAAACCCTCTTGTGATACCTCCAAAGGAGGTTGTAAATGGAGGGGCTGAAGTTGTAAAAGCTTTTATGATTAAGCGACGGCTCGATGTACTGATGGAAGAAGAGCGACAAAACATGGAGGAAGAGGAGGAACAGACGTTGACCAGTTTACTTACACGAAGTACCTCCTGGTTGAGTGGTGTTGTTTCAAATGTTTCTGGAACTGTTGCAGAGTATTTGGGTGGCGTAAGAAAGTTAGATCCAGACCATTATCTCAACCAGCAGTTGTGA